In the Duncaniella freteri genome, one interval contains:
- a CDS encoding phage holin family protein, with amino-acid sequence MNHISEFLRWVFTAIGAIVAILEPTLPYLIICTLMIFADCFTAWQLSKRARKAHPERVSDDGKKFKSQHFGKVIMTVLKAWALIIMAFLMQKHITDGLPIDLTKVAAGAICFWQLWSILENESSCNGAKWAKLLQRIVVDKTERHFDIDLSEIKSKTE; translated from the coding sequence ATGAACCATATCTCTGAATTTCTCCGCTGGGTGTTCACGGCTATTGGAGCCATAGTAGCAATACTTGAACCAACATTGCCATATCTCATCATTTGCACCCTTATGATATTCGCCGACTGTTTCACCGCCTGGCAACTATCCAAACGAGCCAGAAAAGCTCATCCCGAAAGAGTGAGCGACGACGGCAAAAAATTCAAATCTCAACATTTCGGCAAGGTCATAATGACGGTGTTGAAAGCATGGGCTCTTATCATCATGGCGTTTCTCATGCAGAAGCACATCACCGATGGTTTGCCTATCGACCTTACCAAAGTGGCAGCCGGAGCGATATGCTTTTGGCAGTTGTGGTCCATCCTTGAGAACGAGTCCAGTTGTAACGGCGCAAAGTGGGCGAAACTTCTTCAGCGCATCGTTGTCGATAAGACCGAGCGGCACTTTGACATAGACCTGTCCGAAATCAAATCTAAAACTGAATAA
- a CDS encoding N-acetylmuramoyl-L-alanine amidase: MSRLIDEIILHCSATKEGVNFTSDSVNAAHKARKFSTYVDSKTGKTLYIGYHFYIRLDGTIEECRPINVRGCHAVNHNARSIGICYAGGLDKADTNGTKIKDTRTPAQKAAILSLCKRLIAEYPTIKRIIGHRDTSPDLNGNGVIEPFEYIKGCPCFDAIPEYKHLFKV; this comes from the coding sequence ATGTCCCGTCTCATCGACGAGATTATTCTCCATTGTTCCGCCACCAAAGAGGGCGTGAACTTCACAAGCGACTCGGTCAATGCCGCCCACAAAGCGCGCAAGTTCTCAACCTATGTTGATTCCAAGACCGGGAAGACACTTTACATCGGATATCACTTCTATATCCGTCTTGACGGAACAATAGAGGAGTGCCGCCCCATAAACGTGCGCGGATGCCATGCGGTCAATCATAATGCACGCTCCATCGGCATCTGCTATGCCGGCGGTCTTGACAAAGCGGACACCAACGGCACGAAGATAAAGGACACAAGAACACCGGCCCAGAAAGCAGCAATCCTATCACTCTGCAAGCGACTGATTGCCGAGTATCCGACAATTAAGCGCATCATCGGGCACCGCGATACATCGCCCGACCTCAACGGCAATGGAGTTATTGAGCCGTTTGAGTATATCAAAGGCTGTCCGTGCTTTGACGCTATCCCGGAGTACAAACATCTTTTCAAAGTATGA
- a CDS encoding DNA-directed RNA polymerase subunit alpha C-terminal domain-containing protein, with protein MFDTPSTSNEFDKYDEPRLHMERLLKAHLVEFDISLRILCPLEKAGIRTLGDLVNQTAKGLRKINQLGRISVETLEKFLAYHGLSLAK; from the coding sequence ATGTTTGACACTCCCTCCACAAGCAATGAATTTGACAAATACGATGAGCCGAGGCTCCACATGGAGAGGTTGCTGAAAGCTCACCTTGTAGAGTTTGACATCTCCCTACGCATCCTTTGCCCTCTTGAAAAAGCAGGAATCAGAACACTCGGCGATTTGGTAAATCAAACCGCCAAAGGGTTGAGAAAAATTAATCAACTCGGCAGGATCTCAGTTGAGACGCTTGAAAAATTCCTCGCCTATCACGGTCTATCACTCGCCAAATAA
- a CDS encoding phage integrase SAM-like domain-containing protein — protein sequence MAILNAVIVPAKVLKGGRHKVRISVAHNGETRYIVTDITIESLKEFKNGSIVKRPDAAILNTKLRGLLQRYQGVIDDLAYTNGLTCSELVYQIKNAGNYKHRTLLSIYEEYMDNAHIKPGTYKGYVNIWKTISGHLSEKMLVENITHGTILGLDKYLRERGLKPTTVRNYLVFLMVLLNYAKRCGYVQFRVDPFAGYELPKMEVRQSWLSVDEVRKIRDIESVKPNIMKCRDLFMLSYYLGGINMIDLLNINFNEQTDTIHYVRTKTENRPKMNKFVEFRIPDEAKDIIARHKGTDGFIRVTEFQRKSNCHYFFDVNMPKLAEITGIKQLIFYSARKSFSQHAFDLGISESVIDYILGHRVDKGGTSLYAYISVTPDKATKAVRQVLDNLK from the coding sequence ATGGCAATCTTGAACGCAGTTATTGTGCCGGCGAAAGTCCTCAAGGGTGGTCGGCATAAGGTCAGAATCTCAGTGGCGCACAATGGAGAAACTCGCTACATAGTAACTGACATCACAATCGAATCCCTCAAAGAGTTTAAGAATGGCTCAATAGTCAAAAGACCGGATGCAGCCATTCTCAATACCAAACTCCGTGGTCTTCTACAACGCTATCAAGGCGTGATCGATGATTTGGCATACACAAACGGTCTGACCTGCTCGGAACTCGTTTACCAAATCAAAAACGCAGGAAATTATAAGCACCGCACCCTATTATCGATCTACGAGGAGTATATGGATAACGCCCACATCAAGCCGGGAACATACAAGGGCTATGTGAACATCTGGAAAACTATCAGCGGGCACCTCAGCGAGAAGATGCTTGTTGAGAACATTACACACGGGACAATCCTGGGACTCGACAAGTATCTCCGTGAACGCGGGCTGAAACCCACTACTGTTCGCAACTATCTCGTGTTCCTGATGGTCTTGCTAAACTATGCCAAGCGATGTGGCTATGTGCAGTTCCGAGTGGACCCCTTTGCCGGATATGAGTTGCCAAAGATGGAGGTTCGCCAATCTTGGCTTTCCGTAGATGAGGTAAGAAAAATCCGGGACATAGAGAGCGTTAAGCCTAACATCATGAAATGCCGGGACCTCTTCATGCTCTCATACTATCTTGGCGGTATCAACATGATTGATCTGCTCAACATCAATTTCAATGAGCAGACCGACACAATCCACTACGTTAGGACAAAGACCGAGAATCGCCCAAAGATGAACAAGTTTGTAGAGTTCCGTATTCCAGACGAGGCTAAGGATATTATTGCCCGTCACAAGGGCACCGATGGTTTCATCCGTGTAACGGAGTTTCAGAGAAAATCAAACTGTCATTACTTCTTCGATGTCAATATGCCCAAGTTGGCAGAGATAACGGGCATCAAACAACTCATATTCTACTCGGCGCGAAAATCATTCAGCCAGCACGCCTTTGACCTCGGCATCAGTGAGAGTGTCATTGACTATATCCTGGGCCATAGAGTTGACAAAGGCGGCACCTCTCTTTACGCCTATATCTCGGTAACGCCTGATAAAGCTACAAAAGCCGTGCGACAGGTGTTGGATAATCTGAAATAA
- a CDS encoding DNA topoisomerase 3 produces the protein MKLCITEKPSVAKDIAKILGANVRNDGYYSGGDYCVTWTFGHLCQLKEPHDYTDGWKRWSLGSLPMIPAKFGIKLIPEASYERQFHVIETLAAQADEIINCGDAGQEGELIQRWVMQKAGVKCPVSRLWISSLTDDAIREGFSRLEPQQKFDNLYYAGLSRAVGDWILGMNGTRLYSLKYSSPGNVLSIGRVQTPTLALIVQRHFEIENFKPEDFWELKSLYRDVTFNSTAGRFSSIEEAEEALAALCGKEMTIQDVQQKQGRESAPRLFDLTSLQVETNKKWGWTADQTLRLIQSLYEKKVTTYPRVDTTYLSEDIYPKVPGILSQMTPYATLTSSLLQGKIAKNKKVFDNSKVTDHHAIIPTGQSPSVLVGDERKLYHLIALRFIAVFYPDCQFMTTTVMGSVESQGFKATGKVITSPGWRAVYEGSKDEKDEANDGDDKLLPEFTIGESGPQEPSLQKKTTQPPKYYTEGTLLRAMESAGKTVDDEELRDAMKENGIGRPSTRAAIIETLFKRRYISRTRKSIMATQAGIDLINTIKEELLKSAKLTGIWENKLRRIERGDYSAPQFIEELKTLMNEIVINVLSDNSNSKINTGVADSQNGKASGGASSVGNAPKPTKPRAPRVTKFEQVECPMCHHGHIIKGHTAFGCSRFREGCALRLNFSDYPDTLTPSKLKKIISKKSSR, from the coding sequence TTGAAACTCTGCATAACGGAGAAACCAAGTGTCGCCAAGGATATAGCTAAGATCCTTGGCGCGAATGTGCGTAACGATGGGTATTATTCAGGTGGAGACTATTGTGTCACCTGGACTTTCGGCCACCTATGTCAGCTAAAAGAACCGCATGACTATACTGACGGATGGAAACGATGGTCGCTTGGGTCATTACCGATGATCCCTGCGAAATTTGGGATAAAACTTATTCCGGAAGCATCCTATGAACGACAGTTTCACGTGATAGAGACCCTTGCCGCTCAGGCTGATGAGATAATCAACTGCGGTGACGCCGGACAGGAGGGAGAACTGATACAGAGATGGGTGATGCAGAAGGCTGGAGTGAAATGTCCGGTGAGCCGTCTGTGGATATCATCTTTGACTGACGATGCTATACGAGAGGGATTCTCCAGACTTGAACCACAACAGAAGTTTGACAATCTGTATTATGCCGGGCTTTCTCGTGCTGTAGGCGACTGGATATTGGGCATGAATGGGACCAGGCTTTATTCCCTTAAGTACTCCTCTCCTGGGAATGTCCTGTCAATAGGCAGGGTGCAGACCCCGACACTTGCATTGATTGTGCAGCGTCATTTCGAGATAGAGAATTTCAAACCGGAAGATTTTTGGGAATTGAAATCATTGTATCGCGATGTGACTTTCAATTCCACAGCCGGCCGTTTCAGTTCTATCGAAGAGGCGGAAGAGGCTCTTGCTGCATTGTGTGGCAAAGAAATGACCATTCAGGATGTACAGCAGAAGCAGGGTCGGGAATCGGCTCCTCGTCTTTTTGACCTGACATCTTTACAGGTTGAGACCAATAAGAAATGGGGCTGGACTGCCGATCAGACACTCCGGCTCATACAAAGCCTGTATGAAAAGAAGGTGACAACTTATCCGCGCGTCGATACTACATATCTTAGCGAGGATATATATCCTAAGGTGCCAGGCATTCTTTCGCAGATGACTCCTTATGCCACACTTACTTCTTCGCTGCTCCAAGGGAAGATTGCAAAAAACAAAAAGGTCTTTGATAATTCAAAAGTTACAGACCATCATGCGATTATCCCTACGGGGCAATCACCATCTGTTTTGGTTGGTGACGAGAGAAAATTATATCATCTGATAGCTCTCAGATTTATTGCAGTGTTTTATCCGGACTGCCAGTTCATGACAACTACTGTTATGGGCTCGGTAGAATCTCAGGGATTCAAGGCCACAGGCAAAGTGATAACTTCTCCGGGATGGAGAGCCGTATATGAAGGTTCTAAAGATGAAAAGGATGAGGCAAATGACGGTGATGACAAGCTGCTTCCCGAATTCACAATAGGGGAGTCTGGTCCACAGGAACCGTCGCTACAGAAAAAGACTACCCAGCCGCCGAAATATTATACGGAAGGAACACTTCTGCGAGCTATGGAATCGGCAGGAAAGACAGTTGATGATGAGGAGTTGCGTGATGCCATGAAAGAGAACGGAATAGGACGTCCGTCAACACGCGCAGCAATCATCGAGACCTTGTTCAAGCGCAGATATATCAGCCGAACCCGCAAATCGATAATGGCAACACAGGCAGGTATAGATCTTATAAATACGATTAAGGAAGAACTGCTAAAGAGTGCCAAACTTACAGGCATATGGGAGAATAAGCTCCGTCGGATCGAGCGGGGGGATTACTCCGCACCTCAGTTTATTGAAGAACTTAAGACCTTGATGAATGAGATTGTGATAAATGTGCTGAGCGACAATTCCAACAGTAAGATAAATACCGGAGTGGCTGACTCTCAAAACGGAAAAGCTTCCGGAGGTGCATCATCAGTTGGGAATGCTCCTAAACCCACCAAGCCTCGCGCACCTCGCGTTACAAAATTCGAACAGGTGGAATGTCCTATGTGTCATCATGGGCATATTATAAAAGGGCATACAGCATTCGGTTGCAGCAGATTCCGGGAAGGATGCGCTCTTCGTCTTAACTTCTCAGACTATCCCGATACTCTCACTCCTTCCAAACTAAAGAAGATCATTTCAAAAAAATCAAGTCGGTAA
- a CDS encoding ABC transporter permease has product MSLSLFLAQRLSLKSSRNNGSTGILIAIIGITLSVIVMIVSISVMMGFRHEIRQKVIGFDSQMSIGVKTGADTDASVLISNDDLKTTREILPSSASVSLSVRQPAIIKTPKNFSGSIIKGVDNNYDWSFLRSNLVEGIIPDYSSDSTMYHIMVSRTLANTLELELGQKVDTYFLGNGAYRARRLKIAGIYDTHFSEYDRNMVFGSLSMLQQVASVPDTCATIAEINGLPDDETIDNLSAKLSKAYLDRLYAGSTDRVYSIVNIHDTAALYFNWLALLDTNVKVILTLMSLLTILTLISSLFILILRRVSMIGILKAIGASNRLVRSTFILLAVRILARGLLFGNIIGIGFLYIQKTTRLIPLNPDSYYLDHVPVMIDWTSILLLNAGIIVLSFIVLLLPSAIVTTIPPSKAINYE; this is encoded by the coding sequence ATGTCACTCTCGTTATTCTTAGCACAGCGTTTGTCGCTCAAGTCATCCCGAAACAACGGATCGACCGGAATTCTGATTGCTATCATCGGTATCACTTTATCGGTGATAGTGATGATCGTATCCATATCGGTAATGATGGGGTTCCGCCATGAGATAAGACAAAAGGTAATAGGATTTGATTCACAGATGTCAATAGGAGTCAAGACTGGAGCAGACACCGATGCATCGGTACTTATTTCAAACGATGATCTGAAAACTACCCGCGAGATACTCCCCTCTTCAGCATCGGTCTCTCTCTCTGTACGCCAACCTGCCATAATCAAGACTCCGAAAAATTTTTCCGGCTCCATAATAAAGGGGGTTGACAATAATTACGACTGGTCTTTCCTGCGGTCCAATCTTGTCGAAGGAATTATACCTGACTACAGCTCTGATTCTACAATGTATCATATTATGGTATCAAGGACCTTGGCAAATACTTTGGAACTTGAACTCGGGCAGAAAGTCGATACATATTTCCTTGGCAATGGTGCCTATCGTGCACGACGGCTGAAAATCGCCGGAATATATGACACTCATTTCAGTGAGTATGACCGTAACATGGTGTTCGGCTCTCTTTCGATGCTACAGCAGGTGGCGTCTGTGCCTGACACATGCGCCACTATAGCCGAGATAAACGGTCTGCCTGACGATGAAACTATTGACAATCTGTCGGCAAAACTTTCGAAAGCCTATCTTGATCGACTGTATGCAGGAAGTACCGATCGTGTATATTCCATCGTGAATATACACGACACAGCAGCACTGTATTTCAACTGGCTTGCCCTCCTTGATACAAATGTTAAGGTGATATTGACACTCATGTCATTACTGACCATACTGACCCTTATTTCTTCATTATTTATACTTATATTGAGACGTGTCAGCATGATAGGCATTCTTAAAGCGATCGGTGCATCCAACAGACTGGTGCGCAGCACATTCATTCTTCTTGCTGTAAGAATACTCGCTCGCGGTTTGCTTTTTGGCAATATAATAGGCATCGGATTCCTGTACATTCAGAAAACGACAAGACTGATACCTCTGAATCCCGACTCATATTATCTTGATCATGTACCGGTAATGATTGACTGGACATCGATACTGCTTCTCAATGCCGGAATAATAGTGTTGTCTTTTATTGTATTGCTATTGCCTTCAGCAATTGTCACAACTATTCCTCCGTCAAAAGCAATCAACTATGAATAA
- a CDS encoding helix-turn-helix domain-containing protein → MEIIIKGMVCHHCIEAVERVLKSAGLTTENITLGRAQIKENLDGAALDMLDNLLEHEGFSRILDTESQLVERTKQAVIKHIREPHECRLNLSKCLEDTLAAPYDTISRVFSSHEGRTLEKYQMAQRVEWVKELLGYGQMTISEIADHTGYSSVAHLSRQFKNITGLTPSEYLRTSMSRKGLNEV, encoded by the coding sequence ATGGAGATAATCATAAAAGGTATGGTCTGCCATCATTGTATCGAGGCTGTGGAGCGCGTACTGAAATCAGCCGGCCTTACCACAGAGAACATCACTTTAGGACGTGCGCAAATCAAAGAAAACCTGGATGGTGCAGCCCTTGACATGCTTGACAATCTGCTTGAACATGAAGGATTCTCACGTATACTCGATACAGAATCCCAATTGGTGGAACGCACAAAACAAGCTGTGATAAAGCATATCCGCGAGCCTCACGAATGCCGACTGAACCTGTCCAAGTGCCTTGAAGATACTCTTGCCGCGCCATATGACACTATAAGCCGAGTATTCTCCTCACATGAAGGCAGGACACTTGAAAAATACCAGATGGCACAACGTGTAGAGTGGGTGAAAGAGCTTCTTGGATATGGGCAGATGACAATCTCAGAGATTGCCGACCATACCGGATATTCCAGTGTGGCACATCTTTCCCGCCAATTCAAAAATATAACAGGGCTTACTCCCTCGGAGTACCTGCGCACTTCTATGAGCCGGAAGGGGCTAAATGAAGTATAG
- the tilS gene encoding tRNA lysidine(34) synthetase TilS: protein MTTAVQQFIRKHLAQSCRILVGLSGGADSVALLLALKEAGAHCIAAHCNFHLRGEESDRDMKHCMELCDRIGVKLLIKHFDVTARRAATAESLEMACRALRYDWWNELIASGTCDYIAVGHHREDNVETFFINLLRGSGINGLKGMLPVNGNIIRPLLKTSRADIEKYVSKKGFSWVDDHTNFENEYKRNKLRNIILPEIERLFPGATDAMVKSLDILRDNYTLYRTYINEKARKYILANGSIDVSGIVNSEAQHSTLLYEMLSPKGFTPSQIENLIKCCDGTCVNAQSGQLFVTPSCPFVLERGILSEYSEKHNIKKEERFRDLISPALKVSTLTTNEFNSLKQKRLLKPDSIYLDSNVMNGSPEWCLRTWHKGDRLSPFGMKGSRLVSDIFKDAKFTQAQKDSTLLLFRNDELIWIAGVRASRHFPITEQTQSVIQIKLR, encoded by the coding sequence ATGACAACAGCAGTTCAGCAGTTTATTAGAAAGCACCTCGCTCAGTCCTGCCGCATCCTTGTGGGATTGAGCGGAGGTGCTGATTCCGTAGCTCTGCTTCTCGCACTGAAGGAGGCTGGTGCACATTGCATAGCCGCACATTGCAACTTTCATCTTCGCGGAGAGGAAAGTGACCGCGACATGAAACACTGCATGGAGCTTTGCGACAGAATCGGGGTGAAACTCCTCATCAAACATTTCGATGTCACAGCACGCCGTGCCGCCACTGCTGAATCGCTCGAAATGGCATGCCGCGCCCTGCGTTACGATTGGTGGAACGAACTGATCGCCTCCGGCACATGTGATTACATTGCTGTAGGACATCACAGGGAAGACAATGTGGAAACATTCTTTATCAATCTGTTGCGTGGAAGCGGCATAAACGGACTGAAAGGGATGCTACCTGTCAACGGCAACATCATACGTCCGCTACTGAAAACATCCCGTGCCGATATAGAGAAATATGTGTCTAAAAAAGGGTTCTCATGGGTCGATGACCACACCAATTTTGAGAATGAGTACAAGCGCAACAAACTCAGGAATATCATTCTGCCTGAGATAGAAAGATTATTCCCCGGCGCGACTGATGCAATGGTGAAATCTCTTGATATTCTTCGTGACAACTACACTTTATATCGAACATATATTAATGAAAAAGCACGGAAATACATTCTTGCGAATGGAAGTATCGACGTGTCAGGAATAGTTAATTCCGAAGCGCAGCATTCCACTCTACTATATGAGATGCTTTCGCCAAAAGGGTTCACCCCTTCCCAGATAGAGAATCTCATAAAATGTTGTGACGGTACTTGTGTAAATGCTCAGTCGGGGCAACTCTTTGTAACCCCATCCTGTCCATTTGTTCTTGAGAGAGGAATACTCTCAGAATACTCCGAAAAACATAATATAAAAAAGGAGGAAAGATTTCGGGACCTTATATCACCGGCACTAAAGGTATCGACACTGACAACAAATGAATTCAATTCCCTAAAACAAAAAAGGCTACTGAAACCTGATTCTATATATCTGGATTCCAACGTCATGAACGGTTCTCCCGAATGGTGTCTACGCACATGGCATAAAGGCGATCGTCTATCCCCATTCGGCATGAAAGGCTCGCGCCTTGTCAGTGACATATTCAAGGATGCAAAATTCACACAAGCCCAGAAAGACTCCACTCTCCTACTCTTCCGCAACGACGAACTGATATGGATAGCTGGAGTACGTGCTTCAAGGCATTTTCCAATCACAGAACAGACCCAATCGGTAATACAAATAAAATTGCGCTGA
- a CDS encoding glycoside hydrolase family 28 protein, giving the protein MNRLITSVSLAISFALAQGVSAKDYIITSHGVTNDSTKIQTAAFQKVIDMAEAAGGGRIIVPKGTYLTGALFFKPGTTLHIEDGGCIKGSDEIENFPLIPSRMEGRSIYYYAALINAYHVDGFAITGPGMINGNGLKYWKQFWALRAERAKIKESCTNLEVHRPRLVFLWGCDNVKLSGPTLCNSPFWTTHLYQCNDVIIENCRITAPREPVRAPSSDAIDLDVCSNVIVRDCYLDCDDDGVCIKGGKGVYANRSAENGIVENILVERCTFGPNLHGTLTLGSECVHARNIEVRDCHVNTGTAILRLKMRPDTYQIYENITVKNITGSSGTVIDMKPWKQFFNLEGSSEKPYGIVRNILIENVDVKVKTLGVIAGNPSDTVSNFIMRDVKVEASNPGFECIYPGVKLENVTINGKQIENPTK; this is encoded by the coding sequence ATGAACAGACTCATAACATCTGTATCCCTGGCTATTTCATTTGCCTTGGCACAAGGGGTTTCTGCAAAGGACTACATCATCACATCTCATGGCGTAACAAACGACAGCACCAAGATTCAGACTGCTGCATTTCAGAAAGTAATCGATATGGCCGAGGCAGCAGGCGGCGGGCGCATAATTGTTCCGAAAGGAACATACCTCACCGGCGCGCTCTTCTTCAAGCCCGGCACAACACTACATATTGAAGATGGGGGATGCATAAAAGGCTCCGATGAGATAGAGAATTTCCCATTGATACCATCCCGAATGGAGGGACGAAGCATATACTACTATGCGGCTCTGATAAATGCCTATCATGTGGACGGCTTTGCAATCACAGGTCCTGGCATGATCAACGGCAACGGACTTAAATATTGGAAACAATTCTGGGCTCTTCGTGCCGAACGTGCCAAAATCAAAGAATCCTGCACCAATCTTGAGGTTCATCGTCCGAGGCTGGTGTTCCTATGGGGCTGTGACAACGTAAAACTCAGTGGTCCCACATTGTGCAACTCGCCATTCTGGACTACACATCTGTATCAGTGCAATGATGTAATTATTGAAAATTGCCGCATCACCGCTCCTCGCGAACCGGTAAGAGCCCCATCAAGCGATGCCATTGATCTTGATGTATGCTCCAATGTCATTGTCCGCGACTGCTATCTGGATTGTGATGATGACGGTGTGTGCATCAAAGGAGGGAAAGGAGTCTACGCCAATCGATCTGCCGAGAATGGTATTGTAGAGAATATTCTTGTGGAACGTTGCACATTCGGCCCTAACCTTCATGGCACTCTCACCCTTGGAAGCGAATGTGTTCATGCACGCAACATCGAAGTGCGAGACTGCCATGTAAATACCGGCACTGCAATACTTCGATTGAAAATGCGTCCCGACACATATCAGATATATGAGAACATTACAGTCAAAAATATAACCGGGTCAAGCGGCACCGTAATTGACATGAAGCCTTGGAAACAGTTCTTCAACCTTGAAGGGTCTTCCGAAAAGCCTTATGGCATTGTGCGAAACATCCTTATCGAAAATGTAGATGTCAAAGTAAAAACATTGGGTGTGATTGCCGGGAATCCATCGGACACTGTGAGCAATTTCATCATGCGAGATGTTAAGGTTGAAGCAAGCAATCCCGGATTCGAATGTATTTATCCTGGAGTAAAACTTGAAAATGTCACAATAAACGGAAAACAGATCGAAAATCCGACAAAATAA
- a CDS encoding DUF4861 domain-containing protein, producing the protein MIPSLIAAVLSSLAVTVTNPLPESRQDVPVVISIPSSAGEVRSITVPEMPDVPYQLDDMNADGIPDELVLLLDMKPSETRRFKVRFSAKDADTDLTPGTYAYIRLNDKNKKYPKISSITYPGDVDNRQMYSSIYGHGAVLEGLYNAIRVYMDNRQSIDLYAKNHPRLELDSTGFYTTRKQLDQGYGRDILWAGTSVAMGSFRGWNGSRPVTIDTVTTRGQRVVTTGPLRSVIEVQDKGWIYNGTPIDMTQRYTIYKGHRDYDVEIILKGAPKGAVFATGIQKIMNNNKGFITPQGLAGSWGDNLPDKNMPEVTDTLGLGISVREPYLAKTLEDDVNYLTLLTPDTKGKIRYTITAAALRDETSPRSSKEWFAYLKKWRRGLDAPVKVTVAKTTRKR; encoded by the coding sequence ATGATACCATCCTTAATCGCAGCCGTGCTCTCATCGCTTGCTGTGACAGTAACAAATCCACTGCCTGAGTCACGCCAGGATGTCCCTGTGGTAATTTCAATCCCATCTTCTGCCGGTGAAGTTCGTTCAATAACAGTTCCGGAAATGCCCGATGTACCATATCAGCTTGATGATATGAATGCCGACGGAATCCCCGATGAACTGGTGCTGCTTCTTGACATGAAACCCAGCGAGACACGTCGTTTCAAAGTGAGATTCTCTGCAAAGGATGCCGATACGGATCTCACGCCAGGGACCTATGCTTATATAAGACTTAACGACAAGAATAAAAAGTATCCCAAAATCTCATCCATAACATATCCCGGAGATGTCGATAACCGCCAGATGTACAGCAGCATCTATGGTCATGGAGCTGTGCTTGAAGGATTATACAATGCCATCAGAGTGTATATGGACAACCGTCAGAGCATAGATCTATATGCCAAGAACCATCCGCGTCTTGAACTTGACTCAACCGGTTTCTATACAACACGTAAACAGCTCGATCAGGGATACGGCAGAGATATTCTCTGGGCCGGCACATCGGTAGCAATGGGCTCATTCCGAGGATGGAACGGCTCAAGACCTGTGACAATCGACACAGTCACCACCCGCGGTCAGCGAGTAGTAACCACCGGACCGCTCCGTTCCGTGATAGAGGTACAGGATAAAGGCTGGATATATAATGGCACTCCAATTGATATGACCCAGCGGTATACAATATACAAGGGTCATCGCGACTATGATGTTGAAATAATTCTGAAAGGAGCACCCAAGGGGGCAGTATTTGCCACAGGCATACAGAAAATAATGAACAATAATAAAGGGTTCATCACCCCTCAGGGACTTGCAGGGAGCTGGGGCGACAATCTGCCCGACAAGAATATGCCAGAGGTGACCGACACATTGGGACTTGGAATTTCAGTTCGTGAGCCTTATCTGGCAAAAACTCTTGAGGACGATGTCAATTATCTAACCCTCCTCACTCCGGATACGAAAGGGAAAATCCGTTATACCATAACAGCCGCCGCACTCCGCGACGAGACATCACCACGCTCATCCAAGGAATGGTTCGCATACCTTAAAAAATGGCGTCGCGGGCTTGATGCTCCGGTAAAAGTAACTGTTGCCAAAACCACAAGAAAGAGATAA